Proteins encoded in a region of the Candidatus Eremiobacteraceae bacterium genome:
- a CDS encoding alkaline phosphatase family protein, with translation MTHHHLFARALAILGALGLSLAPAIALPAQGGPAPLPATNAARLALLRQKIRYVFVIYQENRSFDSYFGTFPGADGFYSGLPREIPGFSQPLVNTDGTTSQISPFRIGPAEYAADTDDVDHSHARTIAKMDIVDGVPRMDRFALTEELKYTPSGNPTLQAKQFGELAMAYEDCDTVPFLWQYAKRFALYDHIFESISGPSTPGNLVIIAGQAGITQWLQHPEEGFTADGNTGPGVPVVNDADPFWGSPSDHSANPMPVNPKDFPGYETQYNLTFAGLPITLAGRSITSVAGADTNAAGDLRDIGDDITMLGRSGVASSVPWGWYEEGYTTEPSDDAAGPTDAMGRHASYITHHNGPQYFGYVANNSHMRARLHGLDDFFVALQKKSLPREGGVFYVKGGYRNIMGMHPANPDPAVQKSFLGDDDHPAYSDAQISEAMVAKIVNLIARSPYWKQSAIIITWDDSEGDYDHVRPPIQYALPGEAWVSEGPRVPLILISPYARRGGIVHEFGDQSSVVKLVDDVFGLTPLSSLPDEARARALGLARYGLDTLGPEDDPGNAITDLLTGFDDGRLSGRTPALPASDAVIPDDTVNALPQNTGFGCKALGIVPTDDQMGLHNPIPADFNPRPKTNPTKNP, from the coding sequence GTGACGCATCATCATTTGTTCGCGCGTGCGCTCGCCATACTCGGCGCTCTCGGGCTGAGCCTCGCGCCGGCCATCGCATTGCCCGCGCAGGGCGGACCTGCGCCGCTGCCAGCCACGAATGCGGCGCGCTTGGCGCTCCTGCGCCAGAAGATCCGTTACGTCTTCGTCATCTATCAAGAGAACCGTTCGTTCGATTCGTATTTTGGCACGTTCCCAGGCGCCGACGGCTTCTACTCGGGACTGCCGCGCGAGATCCCCGGCTTCTCGCAGCCGCTGGTCAATACCGATGGAACGACGTCACAGATCTCGCCCTTCCGCATCGGACCGGCCGAATACGCCGCGGATACCGATGACGTCGACCATTCGCACGCGCGCACGATCGCGAAGATGGATATCGTCGACGGCGTGCCGCGCATGGACCGCTTCGCGTTGACCGAAGAGCTCAAATACACGCCCTCGGGAAACCCGACGCTGCAAGCCAAGCAGTTCGGCGAGCTCGCCATGGCGTACGAGGATTGCGACACGGTTCCGTTCTTGTGGCAGTACGCCAAGCGCTTCGCGCTCTACGATCACATCTTCGAATCGATCAGCGGGCCGTCGACGCCGGGCAACCTCGTGATCATCGCGGGCCAGGCCGGCATCACGCAGTGGCTGCAGCATCCGGAAGAGGGCTTCACCGCCGACGGCAACACCGGTCCGGGCGTGCCGGTTGTCAACGACGCCGACCCGTTCTGGGGATCGCCGTCCGACCATAGCGCGAATCCGATGCCGGTCAACCCCAAGGACTTCCCGGGTTATGAGACCCAGTACAACCTCACGTTTGCCGGCTTGCCGATCACGCTCGCCGGCCGGTCCATCACGAGCGTCGCCGGCGCCGACACGAACGCGGCCGGTGACCTGCGCGATATCGGTGACGACATCACCATGCTCGGCCGGAGCGGCGTTGCGAGCTCGGTGCCGTGGGGCTGGTACGAGGAAGGCTACACGACCGAGCCGTCGGATGACGCCGCCGGTCCGACTGACGCGATGGGCAGGCACGCATCCTACATCACCCACCACAACGGTCCGCAATACTTCGGCTACGTCGCCAACAACAGCCACATGCGCGCGCGCCTTCATGGACTTGACGACTTCTTCGTCGCGCTGCAAAAAAAGTCGCTGCCGCGCGAGGGCGGCGTGTTCTACGTCAAGGGCGGCTATCGCAATATCATGGGGATGCACCCCGCGAATCCGGATCCGGCGGTGCAGAAGAGTTTCCTCGGCGACGACGACCACCCGGCGTATTCGGACGCGCAGATCAGCGAGGCGATGGTCGCCAAAATCGTCAATCTCATCGCGCGCAGCCCGTACTGGAAACAAAGCGCGATCATCATCACTTGGGACGACTCGGAAGGCGACTACGACCACGTGCGGCCGCCGATCCAATACGCGTTGCCCGGCGAAGCGTGGGTGAGCGAAGGTCCGCGCGTGCCGCTCATCTTGATCTCGCCCTACGCGCGCCGGGGCGGCATCGTGCACGAGTTCGGCGATCAGTCCTCGGTCGTCAAGCTGGTGGACGACGTCTTTGGACTCACGCCGCTTTCCTCACTGCCTGATGAGGCTCGAGCGCGTGCGCTCGGGCTGGCCCGCTATGGCCTGGACACGCTTGGCCCTGAGGATGATCCCGGCAACGCGATCACCGACCTGCTCACCGGATTCGACGACGGCCGGCTGTCAGGAAGGACGCCGGCGCTGCCCGCGTCGGATGCGGTGATCCCGGACGATACGGTCAATGCGCTGCCGCAGAACACCGGCTTCGGCTGCAAGGCGCTCGGCATCGTCCCCACCGACGACCAGATGGGTCTGCACAACCCGATTCCGGCCGACTTCAACCCTCG
- the rfbC gene encoding dTDP-4-dehydrorhamnose 3,5-epimerase, with translation MIQVIETDFPEARIFVPDVFKDDRGFFKETYARDKYAALGMRDEWLQDSVSQSRRHVLRGMHYDMRMAKLVQCLAGRIFDVIVDVREESPTFRRWQGFELSATNHHQLYVPRGFAHGFLALDDSVVHYKMTAHFDPAHERVLSWKDPLVGIRWPLTGEPILSAKDANA, from the coding sequence ATGATACAGGTCATCGAGACGGACTTTCCGGAGGCCCGCATCTTCGTCCCCGACGTCTTCAAAGACGATCGGGGCTTCTTCAAAGAGACCTATGCCCGCGACAAATACGCTGCGCTCGGCATGCGCGACGAGTGGCTCCAGGACAGCGTGTCGCAATCGCGCCGCCACGTGCTGCGCGGGATGCACTACGACATGCGCATGGCCAAGCTCGTCCAATGCCTGGCCGGCCGCATCTTCGACGTCATCGTGGACGTGCGCGAGGAGTCGCCGACCTTTCGGCGCTGGCAAGGCTTCGAACTGAGCGCGACCAACCATCACCAGCTCTACGTGCCGCGCGGCTTCGCGCACGGTTTCTTGGCGCTCGACGACAGCGTGGTGCATTACAAGATGACCGCGCACTTCGACCCGGCGCACGAACGCGTGCTCAGCTGGAAGGACCCGCTGGTCGGCATCCGTTGGCCGCTGACCGGCGAGCCGATCCTGTCGGCTAAGGACGCGAATGCCTGA
- a CDS encoding amino acid permease — protein sequence MGLFVTRSIDALNKETEEIEGPRLRRALGPWALIAFGLGSMVGGGIFASIGPGVHSFAGPSVVIAFLLAGLACMFAAFAYAEIASMVPVAGSAYTYTYATLGEIVAWIIGWNLILEYALSAAPDANILSGNLQQFLAGYNVHLPLWATAFYSPSQHTFFDVFAFLSCVAVGALVAVGIRESAGTNSVLVVLKMGVLVLFVLAAIPFFHPANMHPFAPHGVHGILGAAFIVFFAFIGFDAITTTAEEAKDPQRDMPLAILGSLGLGALFYVAVAMALTGMVPASAVSENTPLSSAWVSVGLGRYAWVLEYGAIIGAVSIILTAFIGQARIFYVMARDGLLPKGVAKIHPVFRTPALMTMIMSVVVGVLAAMFDLNTLLDFVNIGTLTAFICVCIGVIILRYTQPDRPRRFVAPFVPVFPAIGVILSLVLIFYGTDWIVWARFGVWLLVGLVFYAVYGYSHSEARKQALAAKQAPKP from the coding sequence ATGGGCCTGTTCGTCACCCGTTCGATCGACGCGCTCAACAAAGAGACCGAGGAGATCGAGGGGCCGCGGCTGCGGCGCGCGCTCGGCCCGTGGGCGCTCATCGCATTCGGGCTGGGGAGCATGGTGGGTGGCGGCATCTTCGCGTCGATCGGTCCCGGCGTGCACTCCTTTGCGGGGCCATCGGTCGTCATCGCGTTCCTCTTGGCCGGCCTGGCGTGCATGTTCGCCGCCTTCGCGTACGCCGAAATCGCGTCGATGGTGCCCGTCGCGGGCAGCGCGTACACGTATACCTATGCGACGCTGGGCGAGATCGTCGCATGGATCATCGGTTGGAACCTGATCCTTGAATATGCGCTGTCGGCTGCGCCGGACGCGAACATCCTGTCCGGCAACCTGCAGCAGTTCTTGGCCGGCTACAACGTCCATCTGCCGCTCTGGGCGACCGCGTTCTATTCGCCGTCCCAGCACACGTTCTTCGACGTCTTCGCGTTCTTGTCGTGCGTGGCGGTCGGCGCGCTGGTGGCGGTCGGCATCCGCGAGTCGGCGGGCACCAACTCGGTGCTCGTCGTGCTGAAGATGGGCGTGCTGGTGCTGTTCGTGCTCGCCGCGATCCCGTTCTTCCATCCGGCCAACATGCACCCGTTCGCTCCGCACGGGGTGCACGGCATCCTCGGCGCCGCGTTCATCGTGTTCTTCGCGTTCATCGGCTTCGACGCGATCACCACGACCGCGGAAGAAGCCAAGGATCCGCAGCGCGACATGCCGCTGGCGATCCTCGGATCGCTCGGCCTGGGAGCGCTATTCTATGTCGCGGTCGCGATGGCGCTGACCGGCATGGTGCCGGCCTCGGCGGTGAGCGAGAACACGCCGCTTTCGAGCGCGTGGGTGTCGGTGGGTCTGGGACGCTATGCCTGGGTGTTGGAGTACGGCGCCATCATCGGCGCGGTGTCGATCATCCTCACGGCGTTCATCGGCCAGGCGCGCATCTTCTATGTGATGGCGCGCGACGGGCTGCTGCCCAAGGGGGTCGCAAAGATCCACCCGGTGTTCCGCACGCCCGCGCTGATGACCATGATCATGAGCGTCGTCGTCGGCGTGCTGGCGGCGATGTTCGACCTGAACACCTTGCTCGATTTCGTGAACATCGGAACGCTGACGGCATTCATCTGCGTGTGCATCGGCGTGATCATCTTGCGCTACACGCAGCCCGACCGCCCGAGGCGCTTCGTCGCGCCGTTCGTGCCGGTGTTTCCGGCGATCGGCGTGATCCTATCGCTCGTCCTGATCTTCTACGGCACCGACTGGATCGTCTGGGCGCGCTTCGGCGTCTGGCTGCTGGTCGGCTTGGTGTTCTACGCGGTCTACGGCTACAGCCATTCAGAGGCGCGCAAGCAAGCGCTCGCGGCCAAGCAGGCGCCGAAACCGTAG